CAGGGGACCGGACCGCTCCCCGCCGGCCAGCGGATGCCCGCCCACGAACGAGGTCAGCTCGCAGCCCAGCGCCTCGACCTCCTGGCCCGGCAGGCACTTCACGCTGGCCACGTCCGTGTAGAAGCGGGCCGTCCCCCGCTTCTGCAGATCCGCCAGGACCGGCGCCACCTGCACGGGCGGAACGGCCAGCACCGCCACGTCCGCGCACGCGGACGGCTCCCGGGCCCGGCCCGCTCCCAGCGCCTCCGCCGTGCGCGAGGCCGTGGGGTCACTGTCGAGCAGATAGGTGTCGACCCCCCGTCGCCGCAGTGCCAGAGCGACGGACGTACCGACCAGACCCGTCCCGACTATGACCGCAGTACGCATAGGACACCCCAACTCCCGGCCGCTCGGGCCCGGCGTCGATCCGATGCCACGTCAGCCCAGTCGCTGCGTGACGAGGGCCGCGAACCTCTCGAGCCCCAGGTCGATCTGATCGTCCGTCACCAGGCTGTAGGAGAGCCGGATCTGGCGGGCCGCCTCGGGATCCGAGCTGAAGTAGCACATCGGCGTCCACAGCACCCCGTAGTCGCGGGCGGAGGTCTCCAGCAGCTTCTCGTCCGCCTCGAACGGCACGGTCACCACGAGGAAGAACCCTCCGCGCGGCACGTTCCACCGGACCCCCGTGCCCCCGCCGGGCGGGAAATGCCGCTCCAGGCCGGCGAGCAGACGTTCCAGGTTCCCCCGGTACACCGCGATCTCACGCTCGTTCGCGCCGTACAGGTCACAGCCGTGGGTCAGGAGCTTCCCCCCGATCACCGCCTGGGCGATCGGCGACGTGTTCACCGTCACCATGCTCTTGATCTTCGACAGCTGGTCGGCCAGCGGGCCGATGCCGCCGCCGGCGTCCGCCACCGACTGGTCGGCGACGACGTAGCCGATCCGGGCGCCGGGCAGACCCGTCTTCGCGAACGAGCCCAGATAGATCACCCTGCGCCGCTCGTCGAGGGCCTTCAGCGTCGGCAGGCGCACCCCGTCGGCGCTGAAGTAGCCGTACGGATTGTCCTCCAGCAGCAGCAGGTCCTCCCGCTCCGCCAGCTCCAGCAGCGCGTGCCGGGTCTCCAGGTCCAGGCTGACCCCCGACGGATTGGAGAAGTCCGTCACCAGGTAGCAGGCCCGCGGCCGCAGCCCGCGCGCCCGCGCGTCCCTCACCACCGCCGTGAGGCTCTCCAGGTCCACACCGCGGGGCCCGCCCTCCACCTCGAGGACCGGCATGTCCACCAGACGGGCCGCCCCCGTCAGACCCACGTAACGCGGCGACACCGTGAGCACCACGTCCCGCTCGTCCGAGCGCAGCGCCCGCAGCACCAGGAACATGGCCTCCTGGCACCCGACGGTCACCACGACCGCCTCGGGATCGACCACGATGCCCTCGTCGACCTCCAGGTGCCGGGCGACCAGCTCGTGCACGATGCCCTTGGTACGCCCGTACTGCAGCAGCGTGCGGCGGACCTGGTCCTCGTCGAAGCCCTTGTCCTCCCTGAGGTACCGCTCGAAACGCCGCAGGTAGTCGTGGACCAGGGAGGTGTCCCAGAAACCCTCGAACGGACGGCCGGGCGCGAACGACACCGCGTCCGGGAAGCGCTGGGCGATCTCGTTGAGGAAGTTCATCGAGCTCAACGCCTCGTCCTCGAGCGAGCCGTGCAGCGCCGAGGTGTGCAGCTGCGCCGCCCGGCCGGAACCGGTCCCGCTCCCGTCCGCCTGCTCCGCCGAATCCCGGATCACCGCCACACCGCCCCCTCGCCGACACCCGTACCGTCCTGCGACGCCCTCCGCAGCACGCGAAGCCGCCGCGCCTCGGCCACCCCGGAACAGCCCGCCAGCCCGAGGGCGTCGCGGAACTCCTCCGCCAGCAGCCCGAGCACCCCGCGGGCGCCCTCCGCCCCGCCGGTGGCCAGCCCCCACAGCAGCGGGCGCCCGACGAGCACGCCGCTCGCCCCCGAGGCCAGCGCCTTCAGCACGTCGGTGCCGCTGCGGACGCCGCTGTCCAGCAGCACCTCGCACCGCCCGGCCACCGCGGCGCACACCGCCTCCAGCACGTCGGCGCTCGCCACCGCGCCGTCCAGCTGCCGTCCGCCGTGGTTGGAGACCACCACGGCATCCGCCCCGGCCTCGGCCGCCCGCACCGCGTCCGCCGGGTCGAGCAGCCCCTTGACGATCAGCGGCAGCCGGGTGCGCCGCCGCAACTCCTCCAGGTCCGCCCAGCTCAGCGACGGGTCGAACGCCGTGCTCGTGTGCGCCGCCAGCGCCGAACCGCCCGGACTCGCCCGGTGCGCCTCGGACGCCGTACCCGTCGTGAAGTTCGCGGCCACGACGCCGTCCGGCAGCGCGAAGCCGTTGCTCATGTCCCGCAGCCTGCGGCCCATCCACGGCACGTCCACCGTCAGCATCACGGCGGCGCACCCGGCCGCCTCGGCCCTGCGCACCAGGTCGAAGGAGAGGGCACGGTCCCGCAGCCAGTACAACTGGAACCAGGTGGTCGCCCCGACCGCCGCCACCTGCTCCAGCGGGAAGCTGCTCAGGGTCCCTACGGTGAAGGGGACACCCGCCGCCTTCGCGGCGGCCGCCGCGGCGAGCTCCCCCTGCGGGTGCACCAGTTTCTGGTACCCGATCGGCGCGGTGGCCACCGGCATGGCCACCTGCCGCGACAGCAGCGTCGTGGCGGCGCTGCACGCCGACACGTCCCGCAGCGCCCGCGGCACGACCCGGATCCGGTCCAGGGCGGCGCGGTTGTCGGCGAGCGTGCGCTCCGACCCGCTGCCTCCCGCCACGAAGTCCCGTACGGCGTCCGGGAGTACGGCGGCGGCGGCGCGCTCGACGTCGTCCAGGCGCAACGGCACACCGGCCGGCCCGCCACCCCTGCCACCCGTGCCGTCCGCATCGCCCGCGGCGCCCGCGGCGCTCACGGACCGCGCGGCGGGTGCGAGGCTCTGGGCCGTCACCTGGACCAGCCGTTCTCCCGATGCCGTTCCAGCTCCACGGCCTCGTACAGCGCCTTGATGTTGGACGAACCGAACGTCTCCGCGCCGAGCCGCTCGATGACCTCGAAGAACAGGGTCCGCCGCGAGTGCGTCGAGCGCGTGAAGATCTGGAACAGCTGGCCGCCGTGGTCCTCGTCGACGAGGATGTTCAGCTCACCCAGCTCGGCGAGGTCGTGCTTGCGCAACTGCACCCGCTGCCCGAGCAGTTCGTAGTAGGTCGCGGGAGTGGTGAGGAACTCCACCCCGGACCCGCCCAGGGTGCGGACCGAACGGGCGGCGTCATCGCTGGAGAAGGCGATGTGCTGGACGCCCGGACCGTCGTGGTTCTTGAGGAACTCGTCGATCTGACCGGCATCGGCCACCGGGTCCGGCTGGATGACGGTGAAGGTGATGTCGCCGGACCGGCTCTGCACCACCTTCGACAGCATCGCCTGGGTGCCCACGACGATGCGCTCCTCGAAGATCTCCCGGAAACCCAGAGCCTGCCGGTAGAACGCGATGGTGTCGTCCAGCTCACCGATGTTCACGCACACGGCGAAGTGATCGACCTCGACGAGCCCCGGGAGGTCCGCCGAGGACCGGCTCCCGCCGGCGTACGGCCCGTCCGCCTCGGCGTCGGCCGGCACGAAGCCCTCCGGGAGCCCCGAGGGGTCCTCCTCGGCCCGCTGCACGAGGGAGTGCACGACGTCGCCGAAGCCCGACACCGTCGCGGTGACGACCACGCCGGGACCCTCGTGGCGCACCGGCTCCGCAAGAGGCCGGGCACCGTTGCGCACGGCGTGGTCGAAGACCGCCGCCACGTCCGGAGCCCGCAGGGCGATGCGGGCCACGCCGTCCCCGTGCGAGTGGACGTAGGCGGCGGCCGGGTGCTCGTCAGAGGTGCTCTCCGTCAGTACCAGGAGAATCCGGCCCTGGCGCAGGGCGACACTGCGGAAGCCCTCCGCGGCGGAGCCGGCGGTACCGACGACGGTGAAGCCGTAACCGCCGGTCCAGTCGGCGACCTTGCGGTCGAGGTCCTCGACGTAGAGTTCCACGTGGTCCAGCCGGAGATCTTCGACGGGCGCGTCGTCGCGCGGCGCGTCCTCGTGAAGGCCGGTGTTCGGGGCATGGGTCATAGCGACGGAATTCCTGTTCTTCCGGTACGGAGCGGGCAGGAGGCGCGGGTCGTCGGAGCGCGTCGACGACGCCGGGCCGGAGACGGGCAGGCCCGGGCGGGGCCGTACCCGGGCAGGGTCAGTCGGACATCGCGACCAGGATCCGTCGCGGCCCGGTGAACGGACGCCGGCCGTGCGCCACCAGCACGTTGTCGATCAGCAGGAGGTCCCCGGTGCGCCAGTCGACGTCCACGGCGGCCTCGAGCCCCTTGTCGCGCACCTCGATCACGTACTCGGCCGGGATCGGGCTCCCGTCCGCGAACCGGACGGACTGCGGGAGCTCCCCCTCGGGCAGGATCTGGGCGAGCTCGGCGGCCATGTCGTCACCGAGCGCGGCCGGATGCCACTGGTCGGACTGGTTGAACCACACCTCCGCCCCCGTCACCGGGTGGCGCACCGTGGACGGCCGCACCTGCGTCACCCGCAGACCACCGTCGGGCAGCCACTCCCACTCGGCCTCCGTGCCCTTGAGGAAGACCTCGACGTCGGCCCGGTCGTCGGTCTCGAAGGTGTCCTGCCAGCTCTTGCCGAGCCCGGCCCCGCCATGCAGGTTCTGCGTGTAGCGCACACCCCCGGCGAACGCCTCGCGGACCTCGGGCGCCAGCGACTCCAGCCAGGTCACCCCGTCCACGACCGGCGTGGCGCCGCCGGTGGTGGGCTCGTGCGCGGCGAAGAAGAGCAGCCGCGACGGCCAGGCGTACGCGTACGACAGCTCGTTGTGCATGGAGATCGTCAGCTCCGACGGGTATTCCGTCGAGGTGTACACATTGCTCCCCACCTTGCTGCGCGGCGAGTTGCCGTGCACGTAGGCGAGCCGGTTGGGCAGCAGGGGATCCATCACCGAATCCAGGGTGCCGTCGTCCACCCGGAAGCCGCGGAACACCAGAGCCTTCTCGCGGATGAGCATCTCGCTGATCCGCTCCCTGTCACTCACGAATTCGGCGAGACCCGCGGGTGTCGCCGCGACACCCGCGCTCTCCGGGGTGATCTCCAGCGGCCGCCAGTCGTGCTGTTGACTCATCAGTTCTCGATTCAGGGATTCGCCCGCGCGCGATAAGCCACACGGGTCGGCTGGATAGGGAATCGGAAGTGCCGGTTCTCAATGCGCCGGAATGTCGGGGACCTGACGGAAGAACTCCACGACGCTCTTGTTCACGGCGTCCGGATCCTCCAGGTACCCGAAGTGACCGCACCCGGGGATCTCCTCGAACGAGGCCCCCGGAATCGCCTCGGCGACCTCCCGCCCCAGTCCCGGAGGCGTCACCAAGTCGTCCTGGAATGCGATGACATGACAAGGCACGGTGATCGCCCGGTAGGCGTCGAGGCGCGCCGGCACGGGATCGAGCGTCATGTGGACACGCTCCCCGGGACCGGAGCCGGACGTGGCCTCCAGGACGTCCAGCCAGTCACTGACGGCGGCGTCGTCCGAGAGACTGCGCGGGGAGAGGTTCCGCATGGCCTGGACCACCGCGTCGAACCGCGCGGGCAGCGTCGTCCCCGAGTCGTAGAGCTCGATCTCCGCCGCCGTCAGCGCCCGCCGCATGGCGTCCACCCGGCCCCTGGTGGCCATCAGAACCGCCTGCCGCACCAGTTCCGGCCGGGCCAGAGCCAGCTCCTGCACCACGTACGCCCCCATGGACGTACCCACCAGGCGGCACGCGCCGAGCCCGAGGTGTTCGATCAGGCCCGCGAGGTCACGCACGAGGTCGTGCACCGTGAACCCCTCGGCGCAGACATCGGTCGGCGGTATCCCGCGGTTGTCGTACGTGATGACCCGGTGACCCGCGTCCGTCAGAGCCGGCACCTGGTGCAGGTGCCAGGCACGGCCGGAGGCTCCGGAGCCCATCACCAGGACGACGGGCTCACCGGCGCCACCGGAGTCGTCGTAGTTCAGGTTGATTCCGTTGACGGACACGAGGGGCATGGGGTGTTCCTCCGGCGTGGGGCAGTGGTTTCGATGGCGTCCGGGCTGCGGTGTCGACGGGGCTCACGCGCCCCATTCCGCCTGCAGGCGGTCGAGCTCCTCCTGGCTGAGACCGGTGAGCGGCGCGTCCGCCTCGAAGTCGGCGACCACCGGGGCGTCCGCGTCGAACCGGGCGTTCGCCGCCAGCACGGCCACGGTCCTGTGCTCGAACACGTCCCGCACCGT
This region of Streptomyces ambofaciens ATCC 23877 genomic DNA includes:
- a CDS encoding alpha-hydroxy acid oxidase translates to MPLRLDDVERAAAAVLPDAVRDFVAGGSGSERTLADNRAALDRIRVVPRALRDVSACSAATTLLSRQVAMPVATAPIGYQKLVHPQGELAAAAAAKAAGVPFTVGTLSSFPLEQVAAVGATTWFQLYWLRDRALSFDLVRRAEAAGCAAVMLTVDVPWMGRRLRDMSNGFALPDGVVAANFTTGTASEAHRASPGGSALAAHTSTAFDPSLSWADLEELRRRTRLPLIVKGLLDPADAVRAAEAGADAVVVSNHGGRQLDGAVASADVLEAVCAAVAGRCEVLLDSGVRSGTDVLKALASGASGVLVGRPLLWGLATGGAEGARGVLGLLAEEFRDALGLAGCSGVAEARRLRVLRRASQDGTGVGEGAVWR
- a CDS encoding alpha/beta fold hydrolase, whose protein sequence is MPLVSVNGINLNYDDSGGAGEPVVLVMGSGASGRAWHLHQVPALTDAGHRVITYDNRGIPPTDVCAEGFTVHDLVRDLAGLIEHLGLGACRLVGTSMGAYVVQELALARPELVRQAVLMATRGRVDAMRRALTAAEIELYDSGTTLPARFDAVVQAMRNLSPRSLSDDAAVSDWLDVLEATSGSGPGERVHMTLDPVPARLDAYRAITVPCHVIAFQDDLVTPPGLGREVAEAIPGASFEEIPGCGHFGYLEDPDAVNKSVVEFFRQVPDIPAH
- the hppD gene encoding 4-hydroxyphenylpyruvate dioxygenase, with translation MTHAPNTGLHEDAPRDDAPVEDLRLDHVELYVEDLDRKVADWTGGYGFTVVGTAGSAAEGFRSVALRQGRILLVLTESTSDEHPAAAYVHSHGDGVARIALRAPDVAAVFDHAVRNGARPLAEPVRHEGPGVVVTATVSGFGDVVHSLVQRAEEDPSGLPEGFVPADAEADGPYAGGSRSSADLPGLVEVDHFAVCVNIGELDDTIAFYRQALGFREIFEERIVVGTQAMLSKVVQSRSGDITFTVIQPDPVADAGQIDEFLKNHDGPGVQHIAFSSDDAARSVRTLGGSGVEFLTTPATYYELLGQRVQLRKHDLAELGELNILVDEDHGGQLFQIFTRSTHSRRTLFFEVIERLGAETFGSSNIKALYEAVELERHRENGWSR
- a CDS encoding PLP-dependent aminotransferase family protein, whose product is MIRDSAEQADGSGTGSGRAAQLHTSALHGSLEDEALSSMNFLNEIAQRFPDAVSFAPGRPFEGFWDTSLVHDYLRRFERYLREDKGFDEDQVRRTLLQYGRTKGIVHELVARHLEVDEGIVVDPEAVVVTVGCQEAMFLVLRALRSDERDVVLTVSPRYVGLTGAARLVDMPVLEVEGGPRGVDLESLTAVVRDARARGLRPRACYLVTDFSNPSGVSLDLETRHALLELAEREDLLLLEDNPYGYFSADGVRLPTLKALDERRRVIYLGSFAKTGLPGARIGYVVADQSVADAGGGIGPLADQLSKIKSMVTVNTSPIAQAVIGGKLLTHGCDLYGANEREIAVYRGNLERLLAGLERHFPPGGGTGVRWNVPRGGFFLVVTVPFEADEKLLETSARDYGVLWTPMCYFSSDPEAARQIRLSYSLVTDDQIDLGLERFAALVTQRLG
- a CDS encoding TauD/TfdA family dioxygenase: MSQQHDWRPLEITPESAGVAATPAGLAEFVSDRERISEMLIREKALVFRGFRVDDGTLDSVMDPLLPNRLAYVHGNSPRSKVGSNVYTSTEYPSELTISMHNELSYAYAWPSRLLFFAAHEPTTGGATPVVDGVTWLESLAPEVREAFAGGVRYTQNLHGGAGLGKSWQDTFETDDRADVEVFLKGTEAEWEWLPDGGLRVTQVRPSTVRHPVTGAEVWFNQSDQWHPAALGDDMAAELAQILPEGELPQSVRFADGSPIPAEYVIEVRDKGLEAAVDVDWRTGDLLLIDNVLVAHGRRPFTGPRRILVAMSD